Below is a window of Enterococcus gilvus ATCC BAA-350 DNA.
AAACCAGCAGTCGAGGAAAACGAAAATCAAAAATAATCAGCTGTCGACTTGGCGAAGCCGTCCCTTGAAACGCCTGCAAGAGATCCGTCACCGTCAGAGGAATCGTTCCCACCACAAGACTTAAAACGATTCCCGTAACAAGCAGAAGAAACAAGCTTAGCCATCCTATTCTTTTCCTCATAAGCTTCCCCTTCTAATTTGTAAAAGTAAAAACGGCACGCCGATGATTGTAATGATCACACCCGTTGGCGTTTCCAAAGGAGGAGCGATCAATCGAGAAAAGCTGTCCGCGACTACAAAAAAGAGTGCGCCGAACAACCCCGAAGCTGGAATGACGTACCGATAATCGTGTCCGACAAAATAACGGACAACATGGGGAACGATCAACCCGATAAAACTGATCGTTCCGACTAACGCCACCGAGCTTCCTGCCAACAATAGAACCAGCAGCATGCTCAACTGACGGATACGACTTGGTTTTTTCCCCAAGGAGATCGCCGTTTCATCCCCCATACTCAATAAGGTAACTTGAGGACTGATGGCAAAAGCTCCGAGAATCCCGATCAAAATCAATGGAAAAATCGTCTGCAGCTGCGGCCATGTAAGATTGGCGGTCCCTCCGATGAACCAAAAGGTCATATCCTGATTCAAATCAAACAACAAGCTGATGCTTTGACTGATCGCCGCAAAGAAAGAACTCAGCGCGGCTCCCAGCAACACGATCTTGATCGGCGACAACCCGAAGGAGACTCTGGAAGAAACAAGATAGATCAGCACGATCGAAACAGAGGCACCAATAAAGGAACCGATCACGCCAGCAGCAGGAGAAGGATTGCCAGTGATCGCAAAGACCAATGCCAGCCCCAAGCCTGCACCTGAATTGATCCCCAACAAGCCTGAATCCGCAATCGGGTTGGAAGTGATCCCCTGGATCAACGCGCCTGAGATCGCAAAGGCCGCTCCAACCAGTACCGCTCCGATCATTCGCGGCAAACGTAGATAACGAACCAGCTGTTCACCTTGATTACTCGGATCAAACTGAAACAACGCCTGTGTGACATCTGACCATTTGCTGGTGACTGCTCCATACCGCAAAGACAAAAACATCGCGGCGAGAAGCACGATCACTACAATTGGAAAAAAATACTGTCGTTTAGTCATCCCTCAATGCTCCTTTACTAGATCATAAGCGATCACTAACGGTTTATCACTGTTGGGCAGCGTCGCGAAGGTCGCTTGAATATCAAAAAGATTGAGCAATGTGTCCGCCGTGAACATCTCTTTTGGGGTTCCT
It encodes the following:
- a CDS encoding FecCD family ABC transporter permease, which codes for MTKRQYFFPIVVIVLLAAMFLSLRYGAVTSKWSDVTQALFQFDPSNQGEQLVRYLRLPRMIGAVLVGAAFAISGALIQGITSNPIADSGLLGINSGAGLGLALVFAITGNPSPAAGVIGSFIGASVSIVLIYLVSSRVSFGLSPIKIVLLGAALSSFFAAISQSISLLFDLNQDMTFWFIGGTANLTWPQLQTIFPLILIGILGAFAISPQVTLLSMGDETAISLGKKPSRIRQLSMLLVLLLAGSSVALVGTISFIGLIVPHVVRYFVGHDYRYVIPASGLFGALFFVVADSFSRLIAPPLETPTGVIITIIGVPFLLLQIRRGSL